In the Planctomycetaceae bacterium genome, ATATGTCGATTGAACTGGGGCGAATTCTTTCGCAAATGCATCAGGATGCGGAAGCGATGAGCGTCTGGCAGTCGCTGCAGAATCGATACCCCGATGACAGTAGACTCCGGCAACAAATCGCAGAAGCATTAGTGGAAACCAATCACCTTGAAGAAGCACAACTGTTGTACGACCAGTTAATGGCTTCCGGCACAGACCCGATGCAGAGAATTCAATTCGGACTTGAGGCCGCAATACTGAGACATCGTCGCAGGCAATCGGCCGAGGCGCTGGAACGACTGCAGCAAATGCTGGCAACGGTTCGCCCGGGAAGTTGGGTGTTCGCAGAAATTCGCGACACGATTGAAAATGTGCTGATCGACCTGACCGAGCAACCTGCCCCAGGTGCGGGGGGTTCGGTGCTCAATACTTTTGAGCAGCCCGCACCGACAGAGAGTTCACGATCCCTGCAAGCGGTGGTGGATTATTACATCGATTGGCTAAGGACCCATCCCGATGATCTGGATGCCCGGCGACGACTTGCCCGGACCTATCAGCGACTGGGAGAGATGGAAGCCGCGACGTCCCTTCTGAATTCGGCCATTTCGCAGGCTCCGGACCGAGGCGATCTTCGGCAGGCATACATCGAGCTGCTTCTGGACGATGGGCAATGGGAATCGGCCCTGCTGCAGTACAACGCGTGGGAGCAAATTTCACCGGCTGGTTCAGCAGATTCAGGTCGCCTGAATGACTGGGGGAGTCTTCTCTACGAATGCAGCCAGCAAGAAGAACTGGACGCGAATCGGCGTGTTCAACTGCGCGAGGCTGCCTCTGCGGTATGGCAGAAAATGATTGCAGTGGAACCGAATCATCCTCAGACGATTTGTCGCGTCGCACAGCTCGAATCCCGATCAGGGAACTATTCCCGTGCTGTCGAACTGTTATCTGATTATGCCCGGGAACATCAAACATCCGAAGAGATTCTACAGCATTTGGGAGAAGTCTACTGGGCGATGAATCGTCGGGAGGAGGCGGTGTCAACCTGGAAGAAGATTGCCGCGTTGCCGGAGTTCTCCAACGCGTCAGCAGAGGGAGGCAGCGACCAGCGTAGTGAAAGTCGCAGGCTGACCAATGCTATTCGGGCTGCACGAATTCTGCAGCGCTACCAATTGCCATTCGAAGCGATCTCTCTTGTGCAGTCGTGTCTGAAAGTTCAAACGAATTTGCCGGCAGACGAAGTGCCGCCGAATGATGAGATTGTGAATGGATGGATGGTGCTGTCGGATTTTCTGGTCGACGCAGGGCAATGGGAAGACGCGTTGTCAGCCCTGAGGACAGCGTCAAAGGCCAGCAAAAGCACTGAAACTCGTCGGCTTGCTCTTCAAAAGCAAGTCAATGTGTTGCGAGCGATGGGTGGACTGGAAGACTCGATAAGAATGCTTTCCCGTACGCTCACTGACCAGCCGCCTCAGACAACTTCGCGGGATGGTTTCTTCGAGGGCTGGTGGCAACTGGCACTTCTTTATGAAGCGAACCAACAACTGCCAGAGGCCGCCGATGCAATCACACAGGCTGTGCGAATCAGCGAGAATGCCGCGAGGGATTCTGATTCCCGACCGTCGATTTCGCTTTTGACAACCGCAATGACCATCTGCGAATCGGCTTTGCAGTTTGAAGACGCAATTTCCTTCGCCGAACAGTTGGTGCGCAGTGACTCAGAGAATGCATTCGACCATTTGTCCCACCTGATTGAATTGCATGAACGCGCATTCCGGGCCGGGTACTCGCAGCATAAACAAAGAATCGTGAAGGCATCAGATCGACTGATGGAGGTGTTTCCTGATCGGCCTGAAACCTGGCTGAGAGTTTCTGAAGTGCAGTTGCATAACAATTGGGTTGCAGACGGAATTCAGACCCTGATGAAGGCGGCCGTACGATTTCCTGAAGACCAATCCATCCAGATGGCATATGGCTATGCATTATCGCAGCATGGCCAAATCTCTGAAGCCATCACCTACTGGTGGGGACTGTTTGACAAGGCGACCAGCTATCCGCAGCGGGCAGCCATCGTCGAATTGCTTGCGCCACTGTACGGCAGGCTCGAACGGTGCGAAGCTCTGATTTCAGAGATCCACGATCGAACGGCATCCGCAGCGGGTTCGCGTGAGGCTGAACTTCTGGCAGTGACCGCCTGGCGAGCGGCGGGGAATGTTTCCATGGCTCGTCAGACGCTGCAATCGTTGCTTGATGGATCAGAACAAGACGTGCAGCTGCTGCGACAGCTTTCGGTGATTTGTGAGCAGGAGGGGCGGTTAGCTCTCGCGATTGACTATCAGCGTCGCGTCGCAGGACTGACGGGGAGACTTCCCGACAGTCAATCGGCTGCGCCTCCTGAAGCGACCAGAATCCTTCCCGGTCAGGCGGCGCGACCAGCAGGTTCGTTGCCCTCAGATTTGTCCCCTGACGCGGAACGCCTGTATGAATTGCTGATCCGGGCGGCTGCAGAGCTGGAACGAAACAACCAGGGCACGGAAG is a window encoding:
- a CDS encoding tetratricopeptide repeat protein, which translates into the protein MKNRLHPFGRSRILWSPGSVGCLIMVFAAAVASTVTNSHAGFFFQGEKAADDTAETELANLKAEKDDELDLATERLLQILRRRPHFGTAFDRLYQQLAIDQQLSTTIDRLAVEADGGAKDNSASAATLAGMLQLHRGHQKQAIALLQTATLRQPDDAIAHWYLGKAFIVDQQREPAVAALRRGLELPASRGDLIDMSIELGRILSQMHQDAEAMSVWQSLQNRYPDDSRLRQQIAEALVETNHLEEAQLLYDQLMASGTDPMQRIQFGLEAAILRHRRRQSAEALERLQQMLATVRPGSWVFAEIRDTIENVLIDLTEQPAPGAGGSVLNTFEQPAPTESSRSLQAVVDYYIDWLRTHPDDLDARRRLARTYQRLGEMEAATSLLNSAISQAPDRGDLRQAYIELLLDDGQWESALLQYNAWEQISPAGSADSGRLNDWGSLLYECSQQEELDANRRVQLREAASAVWQKMIAVEPNHPQTICRVAQLESRSGNYSRAVELLSDYAREHQTSEEILQHLGEVYWAMNRREEAVSTWKKIAALPEFSNASAEGGSDQRSESRRLTNAIRAARILQRYQLPFEAISLVQSCLKVQTNLPADEVPPNDEIVNGWMVLSDFLVDAGQWEDALSALRTASKASKSTETRRLALQKQVNVLRAMGGLEDSIRMLSRTLTDQPPQTTSRDGFFEGWWQLALLYEANQQLPEAADAITQAVRISENAARDSDSRPSISLLTTAMTICESALQFEDAISFAEQLVRSDSENAFDHLSHLIELHERAFRAGYSQHKQRIVKASDRLMEVFPDRPETWLRVSEVQLHNNWVADGIQTLMKAAVRFPEDQSIQMAYGYALSQHGQISEAITYWWGLFDKATSYPQRAAIVELLAPLYGRLERCEALISEIHDRTASAAGSREAELLAVTAWRAAGNVSMARQTLQSLLDGSEQDVQLLRQLSVICEQEGRLALAIDYQRRVAGLTGRLPDSQSAAPPEATRILPGQAARPAGSLPSDLSPDAERLYELLIRAAAELERNNQGTEACQYYAQALRLDPNRFAANFETYLQSFEYAKQLPVLGQTLLETRPDAFADQQRLTNWLIAELARTRATGILAERLRKWLNHSK